Proteins co-encoded in one Setaria viridis chromosome 9, Setaria_viridis_v4.0, whole genome shotgun sequence genomic window:
- the LOC117835555 gene encoding uncharacterized protein isoform X3: protein MDGYRDFFSQGASSSAGPSFRQPHGVSTPDELELLSQWPEQPRTTPTVSAGRVGMENLDLNSQQEDFPYIEEYSALLDRGRGRADGGRAASFQPPRQSASGIPIGRGRSAGRGSGRARGRSVSASHSPPAGASPPLRQSLRGRLSKFRGVRRGASMSGATHCPSFTNLVDDEDIDDEDVDSLPSNNYDKANWSAENTSIFCELCVEQMRLGNSPGGKINARGYKEIARKFNERTGLNHAPKQFRNRWTTCKKLYEFYKFVMSQSGLGRKANGAILASDEWWEENLKFFSSECQLFSRYMPDYVDDLQEMYQKVVVDGNSSTIAGNVVAEGIDLDNEVIDLPEDDVTLPDDAPEEYASPLSNSSRKRSSSTKDTAISPPKKGKNQFLNIFKGLVHTMKADSSEDSESIKLKQRDMELRLKQKEMEMKQREMEMKQREMEMKQRAMEMEYRRKNEEMAGYEVQECINKAIECGAAEGTEEFFVAIELFRDKYNRMVFSQMKSNEARFTWLHMNVTRDK, encoded by the exons GGCCTCATCCTCGGCAGGTCCTTCCTTCCGTCAACCCCATGGCGTATCCACCCCCGATGAGTTGGAGCTCCTGTCTCAATGGCCTGAGCAACCACGTACAACTCCTACTGTTTCTGCGGGGAGGGTTGGGATGGAGAATCTCGATCTAAACTCGCAGCAAGAAGATTTCCCCTACATCGAAGAGTACTCCGCATTACTCGATCGAGGAAGAGGCCGTGCCGATGGCGGGAGAGCAGCATCGTTTCAACCTCCCCGTCAAAGCGCAAGTGGTATTCCAATTGGACGGGGAAGAAGTGCTGGACGAGGTTCTGGCCGTGCCCGTGGAAGAAGTGTCAGCGCATCACATTCGCCGCCCGCAG GGGCAAGTCCTCCCCTCCGTCAATCATTAAGGGGGAGGTTATCTAAATTTAGAGGCGTCAGACGTGGTGCCTCTATGTCGGGTGCAACACACTGTCCATCGTTCACCAACCTGGTGGATGACGAAGATATTGATGACGAAGATGTTGACTCCTTGCCTTCT AACAATTATGACAAGGCGAATTGGAGCGCAGAAAACACTAGCATATTTTGTGAACTCTGTGTTGAGCAAATGAGGCTAGGAAATAGCCCAGGTGGAAAGATTAACGCTAGGGGTTATAAAGAAATTGCACGAAAATTCAACGAGAGGACAGGCCTGAACCATGCTCCCAAACAATTCAGAAATAGATGGACAACATGCAAGAAACTTTATGAATTCTATAAGTTTGTGATGTCACAGTCAGGACTAGGTAGGAAAGCAAATGGTGCCATTCTAGCTTCCGACGAGTGGTGGGAAGAGAACCTTAAG TTTTTCAGTTCGGAGTGCCAGTTATTTTCAAGATATATGCCTGACTATGTTGATGACTTACAAGAGATGTACCAGAAGGTGGTAGTGGATGGAAATTCATCTACCATTGCAGGAAATGTGGTTGCTGAAGGAATTGACCTTGACAATGAGGTTATTGATTTACCAGAAGATGATGTTACGTTaccagatgatgcacctgaaGAGTACGCTAGCCCACTGAGTAATAGCAGTCGAAAGAGGAGTTCTAGCACAAAAGACACCGCAATTAGTCCGCCaaagaagggaaaaaatcaGTTTCTGAACATATTCAAAGGCCTAGTGCACACAATGAAAGCTGACAGCTCTGAGGACAGCGAGTCAATCAAGCTGAAGCAGAGGGACATGGAGTTAAGGCTGAAGCAGAAGGAGATGGAGATGAAGCAGAGGGAGATGGAGATGAAGCAGAGGGAGATGGAGATGAAGCAGAGGGCAATGGAGATGGAGTATAGGAGGAAAAATGAGGAAATGGCCGGTTATGAGGTACAAGAATGCATCAATAAGGCAATAGAATGTGGAGCTGCAGAAGGTACAGAGGAATTTTTTGTAGCCATTGAGTTGTTcagggacaaatacaaccggaTGGTTTTCTCCCAGATGAAGTCAAATGAGGCAAGGTTCACTTGGCTACACATGAACGTCACGAGGGACAAGTGA
- the LOC117835555 gene encoding uncharacterized protein isoform X1, translating to MDGYRDFFSQGASSSAGPSFRQPHGVSTPDELELLSQWPEQPRTTPTVSAGRVGMENLDLNSQQEDFPYIEEYSALLDRGRGRADGGRAASFQPPRQSASGIPIGRGRSAGRGSGRARGRSVSASHSPPAGASPPLRQSLRGRLSKFRGVRRGASMSGATHCPSFTNLVDDEDIDDEDVDSLPSILPFHNSSSDDGEEELLLRRKKKRRQLATICAAFGMYYYTTYLDKAKYRIPSQTSYEWVVSTLQNRTSFYNMFRMNRDVFDSLHNILVQSYGLKSTRRMTSVEALAMFLWICGAPQSMSQAEDRFVRSTETCSRKFEKVLHSLCKLAGDIVKPVDPTFSTVHRRLQSPRFSPYFDNCIGAIDGTHVPVIVPVDKVVQHTGRHGYTSQNVLAICDFDMRFTFVVAGWPGSVHDMRVFKDALIKYGDKFPHPPEGKFYLVDSGYPNRPGYLAPYKGTKYHIPEFRQGPLPRGKKELFNYAHSSLRNVIERSFGVLKNKWRILRDLPAYPMPKQSNIIIACMAIHNFIRESTLADVDFERADNDESYVAPADASSSQNNADTSQHGDEDQDMNQFRDWIADGLSSRS from the exons GGCCTCATCCTCGGCAGGTCCTTCCTTCCGTCAACCCCATGGCGTATCCACCCCCGATGAGTTGGAGCTCCTGTCTCAATGGCCTGAGCAACCACGTACAACTCCTACTGTTTCTGCGGGGAGGGTTGGGATGGAGAATCTCGATCTAAACTCGCAGCAAGAAGATTTCCCCTACATCGAAGAGTACTCCGCATTACTCGATCGAGGAAGAGGCCGTGCCGATGGCGGGAGAGCAGCATCGTTTCAACCTCCCCGTCAAAGCGCAAGTGGTATTCCAATTGGACGGGGAAGAAGTGCTGGACGAGGTTCTGGCCGTGCCCGTGGAAGAAGTGTCAGCGCATCACATTCGCCGCCCGCAG GGGCAAGTCCTCCCCTCCGTCAATCATTAAGGGGGAGGTTATCTAAATTTAGAGGCGTCAGACGTGGTGCCTCTATGTCGGGTGCAACACACTGTCCATCGTTCACCAACCTGGTGGATGACGAAGATATTGATGACGAAGATGTTGACTCCTTGCCTTCT ATTCTTCCTTTTCACAATTCTTCGTCTGATGATGGGGAAGAAGAATTGCTGctcagaaggaagaagaagaggaggcaaCTTGCTACTATTTGTGCAGCTTTCGGTATGTACTATTACACCACATACCTAGACAAAGCTAAGTATAGGATTCCATCCCAAACTAGTTATGAATGGGTTGTTAGTACATTACAGAATAGGACATCATtctacaacatgtttaggatgaatAGAGATGTGTTTGATAGTCTACACAATATCCTAGTCCAATCATATGGGTTGAAGTCAACAAGGAGGATGACATCAGTAGAGGCTTTAGCTATGTTTTTGTGGATTTGTGGTGCGCCTCAAAGCATGAGTCAAGCTGAGGATCGTTTTGTTAGGTCCACTGAAACTTGCAGTCGAAAgtttgagaaggttttgcacagtCTGTGCAAGCTAGCAGGTGATATCGTTAAACCAGTTGACCCAACATTTAGTACTGTGCATCGTAGACTGCAGTCACCACGGTTCTCTCCCTACTTTGATaattgcattggagcaatagatggaaCACATGTGCCTGTTATTGTGCCAGTGGACAAGGTTGTCCAACATACGGGCCGACATGGATACACCAGCCAGAATGTCTTAGCAATatgtgatttcgacatgagaTTCACGTTTGTTGTCGCCGGATGGCCTGGATCGGTGCATGACATGAGAGTCTTCAAAGATGCATTGATCAAGTACGGCGACAAGtttcctcatcctccagaag GGAAATTTTATTTGGTGGACTCTGGGTACCCAAATAGACCGGGATACCTGGCACCATACAAGGGGACGAAATATCATATCCCAGAGTTTCGACAAGGACCACTCCCTAGAGGTAAAAAAGAGCTTTTCAATTATGCCCATTCATCACTAAGGAATGTCATTGAGAGGTCCTTCGGAGTTTTGAAAAACAAATGGCGTATTTTGCGTGATTTACCGGCATATCCAATGCCAAAGCAAAGCAACATAATTATCGCTTGCATGGCAATTCATAACTTCATTAGAGAGAGTACACTTGCTGATGTGGACTTTGAGAGGGCGGATAACGATGAATCCTATGTGGCGCCTGCCGACGCATCGTCGTCACAAAACAATGCTGATACTAGTCAACATGGGGATGAAGATCAAGACATGAACCAATTTAGGGATTGGATTGCCGATGGACTCTCCAGTAGATCTTAG
- the LOC117835554 gene encoding disease resistance RPP13-like protein 4 yields MSIFAQGNATSRGVEEDILVPLRARLTTISTFLDSAAPPLCIADGEGPPPLASAASAAAEDAEFRSRSRALLEKLRREMVQLEGVFRRIDDAEKGIRYSFDPVEQHLDDALETLDAERIHAGLLAVDAGIDAIKTTIRAAYNIPCDGGGGDGYEYLTTPPTQPSAPGTATAMTTKMCDIRHGPQMSHLRLAVGSLEARLRSCALCLAAFPEGAVIKKRLLLHWWLAEGFVGSAEEGKRRFDELVDKGFIIPAPAPTALCATVHRCTVRPWMRDLLSSVAKRNGFLELNAGDVAFARRACLQGGGKAQQPTGFSAAVRAIYNIGHKYVELDERWFAGKKDLRVLQLGQWREFSAPEQIDNPMDSHIEISGVERLRDMGSCRNLRYISFRGISRIESLPDSIGKLRELQVLDLRACHNLEELGQGIAKLDKLEYLDLSECHLLVSMPKGLGQLTRLEILKGFVVANSNSRDFCHLNELTKLEKLRKLGIVIGKMAMPLEDEFLKLGEFKALESLRISWGVLSSDKNGTTEASRRHSVATMNYALPPNLKKLDLHCFPFADLAQWVRPTGVKKLYIRGGKLATLGASEEKWEAEVLRLRFLRHLQCDFDRLQRLFRKLKPENTEIHQCPNFIHGNDIGEFTEIE; encoded by the coding sequence ATGTCCATCTTTGCTCAGGGGAACGCTACATCCCGGGGCGTGGAGGAGGACATCCTTGTCCCGCTCCGTGCTCGTCTCACCACCATCAGCACCTTTCTCGACTCGGCAGCACCGCCTCTTTGTATCGCCGACGGCGAGGGGCCTCCGCCCCTAGCCTCCGCCGCCTCAGCTGCTGCAGAGGACGCCGAATTCCGCTCCCGATCCCGGGCGCTGTTGGAGAAGCTCCGCCGGGAGATGGTGCAGCTAGAGGGCGTGTTCCGCCGCATCGACGACGCCGAGAAGGGCATCCGCTACAGCTTTGACCCTGTCGAGCAGCACCTCGACGACGCGCTCGAGACGTTGGACGCAGAGCGCATCCACGcgggcctcctcgccgtcgatgCTGGCATCGACGCCATCAAGACCACCATCCGCGCGGCCTACAACATCccctgcgacggcggcggcggggatggatATGAATATCTCACTACACCTCCCACACAGCCGTCTGCTCCAGGCACGGCAACGGCGATGACCACCAAGATGTGCGACATCCGCCATGGCCCGCAAATGAGCCACCTCAGGCTCGCCGTTGGCAGCCTCGAGGCGCGCTTGCGCAGCTGCGCGCTCTGCCTCGCCGCCTTCCCCGAGGGCGCCGTCATCAAGAAGCGGCTGCTCCTCCACTGGTGGCTCGCCGAGGGCTTTGTCGGCTCCGCCGAGGAGGGCAAGAGGCGCTTCGACGAGCTCGTCGACAAGGGCTTCATCATCCCAGCCCCAGCCCCCACCGCGCTCTGCGCCACGGTCCACCGGTGCACGGTGAGGCCATGGATGCGCGACCTCCTCTCCAGCGTCGCCAAACGCAACGGCTTCCTCGAGCTGAACGCCGGCGACGTCGCGTTCGCGCGCCGCGCGTGCCTGCAAGGCGGCGGCAAGGCGCAGCAGCCGACCGGGTTCAGCGCCGCGGTGAGAGCCATCTACAACATCGGCCACAAGTACGTAGAGCTCGACGAGCGCTGGTTCGCCGGGAAGAAGGACCTGCGCGTGCTGCAGCTCGGGCAGTGGAGGGAGTTCAGCGCTCCCGAGCAGATCGACAACCCCATGGACAGCCACATCGAGATCAGCGGCGTGGAGCGCCTCCGCGACATGGGGAGTTGCAGGAACCTCAGGTACATCAGCTTCCGTGGCATCTCAAGGATCGAGTCGCTGCCGGACTCCATCGGCAAGCTGCGGGAACTCCAGGTGCTGGACCTCCGGGCCTGCCACAATCTGGAAGAACTCGGGCAGGGCATCGCCAAGCTCGATAAGCTCGAGTACCTGGACCTGTCGGAGTGCCACCTGCTCGTCAGCATGCCCAAAGGGCTCGGTCAGCTCACTCGGCTCGAGATTCTCAAGGGGTTTGTGGTTGCTAACTCAAACAGCAGAGATTTCTGCCATCTGAATGAACTCACAAAATTAGAGAAGCTCAGGAAGCTCGGCATCGTCATCGGCAAAATGGCCATGCCGCTGGAGGATGAGTTCCTGAAATTGGGCGAGTTCAAGGCACTCGAGTCGTTGAGAATCAGCTGGGGCGTGCTCAGCTCTGATAAGAACGGCACCACTGAAGCATCACGCCGTCATTCGGTGGCGACAATGAATTATGCCCTTCCTCCCAACCTGAAGAAGCTCGACCTCCATTGCTTCCCGTTCGCAGACCTGGCGCAGTGGGTTCGGCCGACAGGCGTGAAGAAGCTCTACATCAGGGGTGGAAAGCTGGCGACGCTTGGAGCCAGCGAGGAGAAATGGGAGGCAGAGGTGTTGCGCCTGAGATTTCTTAGACATCTTCAGTGTGATTTTGATAGGCTTCAGCGTCTGTTCAGGAAGCTCAAACCAGAAAATACCGAAATCCATCAATGCCCAAACTTCATTCATGGTAATGATATAGGAGAATTTACTGAGATAGAATAA
- the LOC117835555 gene encoding uncharacterized protein isoform X2, whose protein sequence is MENLDLNSQQEDFPYIEEYSALLDRGRGRADGGRAASFQPPRQSASGIPIGRGRSAGRGSGRARGRSVSASHSPPAGASPPLRQSLRGRLSKFRGVRRGASMSGATHCPSFTNLVDDEDIDDEDVDSLPSILPFHNSSSDDGEEELLLRRKKKRRQLATICAAFGMYYYTTYLDKAKYRIPSQTSYEWVVSTLQNRTSFYNMFRMNRDVFDSLHNILVQSYGLKSTRRMTSVEALAMFLWICGAPQSMSQAEDRFVRSTETCSRKFEKVLHSLCKLAGDIVKPVDPTFSTVHRRLQSPRFSPYFDNCIGAIDGTHVPVIVPVDKVVQHTGRHGYTSQNVLAICDFDMRFTFVVAGWPGSVHDMRVFKDALIKYGDKFPHPPEGKFYLVDSGYPNRPGYLAPYKGTKYHIPEFRQGPLPRGKKELFNYAHSSLRNVIERSFGVLKNKWRILRDLPAYPMPKQSNIIIACMAIHNFIRESTLADVDFERADNDESYVAPADASSSQNNADTSQHGDEDQDMNQFRDWIADGLSSRS, encoded by the exons ATGGAGAATCTCGATCTAAACTCGCAGCAAGAAGATTTCCCCTACATCGAAGAGTACTCCGCATTACTCGATCGAGGAAGAGGCCGTGCCGATGGCGGGAGAGCAGCATCGTTTCAACCTCCCCGTCAAAGCGCAAGTGGTATTCCAATTGGACGGGGAAGAAGTGCTGGACGAGGTTCTGGCCGTGCCCGTGGAAGAAGTGTCAGCGCATCACATTCGCCGCCCGCAG GGGCAAGTCCTCCCCTCCGTCAATCATTAAGGGGGAGGTTATCTAAATTTAGAGGCGTCAGACGTGGTGCCTCTATGTCGGGTGCAACACACTGTCCATCGTTCACCAACCTGGTGGATGACGAAGATATTGATGACGAAGATGTTGACTCCTTGCCTTCT ATTCTTCCTTTTCACAATTCTTCGTCTGATGATGGGGAAGAAGAATTGCTGctcagaaggaagaagaagaggaggcaaCTTGCTACTATTTGTGCAGCTTTCGGTATGTACTATTACACCACATACCTAGACAAAGCTAAGTATAGGATTCCATCCCAAACTAGTTATGAATGGGTTGTTAGTACATTACAGAATAGGACATCATtctacaacatgtttaggatgaatAGAGATGTGTTTGATAGTCTACACAATATCCTAGTCCAATCATATGGGTTGAAGTCAACAAGGAGGATGACATCAGTAGAGGCTTTAGCTATGTTTTTGTGGATTTGTGGTGCGCCTCAAAGCATGAGTCAAGCTGAGGATCGTTTTGTTAGGTCCACTGAAACTTGCAGTCGAAAgtttgagaaggttttgcacagtCTGTGCAAGCTAGCAGGTGATATCGTTAAACCAGTTGACCCAACATTTAGTACTGTGCATCGTAGACTGCAGTCACCACGGTTCTCTCCCTACTTTGATaattgcattggagcaatagatggaaCACATGTGCCTGTTATTGTGCCAGTGGACAAGGTTGTCCAACATACGGGCCGACATGGATACACCAGCCAGAATGTCTTAGCAATatgtgatttcgacatgagaTTCACGTTTGTTGTCGCCGGATGGCCTGGATCGGTGCATGACATGAGAGTCTTCAAAGATGCATTGATCAAGTACGGCGACAAGtttcctcatcctccagaag GGAAATTTTATTTGGTGGACTCTGGGTACCCAAATAGACCGGGATACCTGGCACCATACAAGGGGACGAAATATCATATCCCAGAGTTTCGACAAGGACCACTCCCTAGAGGTAAAAAAGAGCTTTTCAATTATGCCCATTCATCACTAAGGAATGTCATTGAGAGGTCCTTCGGAGTTTTGAAAAACAAATGGCGTATTTTGCGTGATTTACCGGCATATCCAATGCCAAAGCAAAGCAACATAATTATCGCTTGCATGGCAATTCATAACTTCATTAGAGAGAGTACACTTGCTGATGTGGACTTTGAGAGGGCGGATAACGATGAATCCTATGTGGCGCCTGCCGACGCATCGTCGTCACAAAACAATGCTGATACTAGTCAACATGGGGATGAAGATCAAGACATGAACCAATTTAGGGATTGGATTGCCGATGGACTCTCCAGTAGATCTTAG
- the LOC117835555 gene encoding protein ALP1-like isoform X4: MTGKGPCKVNVLPPLQFPSVSNWASPPLRQSLRGRLSKFRGVRRGASMSGATHCPSFTNLVDDEDIDDEDVDSLPSILPFHNSSSDDGEEELLLRRKKKRRQLATICAAFGMYYYTTYLDKAKYRIPSQTSYEWVVSTLQNRTSFYNMFRMNRDVFDSLHNILVQSYGLKSTRRMTSVEALAMFLWICGAPQSMSQAEDRFVRSTETCSRKFEKVLHSLCKLAGDIVKPVDPTFSTVHRRLQSPRFSPYFDNCIGAIDGTHVPVIVPVDKVVQHTGRHGYTSQNVLAICDFDMRFTFVVAGWPGSVHDMRVFKDALIKYGDKFPHPPEGKFYLVDSGYPNRPGYLAPYKGTKYHIPEFRQGPLPRGKKELFNYAHSSLRNVIERSFGVLKNKWRILRDLPAYPMPKQSNIIIACMAIHNFIRESTLADVDFERADNDESYVAPADASSSQNNADTSQHGDEDQDMNQFRDWIADGLSSRS; encoded by the exons GGGCAAGTCCTCCCCTCCGTCAATCATTAAGGGGGAGGTTATCTAAATTTAGAGGCGTCAGACGTGGTGCCTCTATGTCGGGTGCAACACACTGTCCATCGTTCACCAACCTGGTGGATGACGAAGATATTGATGACGAAGATGTTGACTCCTTGCCTTCT ATTCTTCCTTTTCACAATTCTTCGTCTGATGATGGGGAAGAAGAATTGCTGctcagaaggaagaagaagaggaggcaaCTTGCTACTATTTGTGCAGCTTTCGGTATGTACTATTACACCACATACCTAGACAAAGCTAAGTATAGGATTCCATCCCAAACTAGTTATGAATGGGTTGTTAGTACATTACAGAATAGGACATCATtctacaacatgtttaggatgaatAGAGATGTGTTTGATAGTCTACACAATATCCTAGTCCAATCATATGGGTTGAAGTCAACAAGGAGGATGACATCAGTAGAGGCTTTAGCTATGTTTTTGTGGATTTGTGGTGCGCCTCAAAGCATGAGTCAAGCTGAGGATCGTTTTGTTAGGTCCACTGAAACTTGCAGTCGAAAgtttgagaaggttttgcacagtCTGTGCAAGCTAGCAGGTGATATCGTTAAACCAGTTGACCCAACATTTAGTACTGTGCATCGTAGACTGCAGTCACCACGGTTCTCTCCCTACTTTGATaattgcattggagcaatagatggaaCACATGTGCCTGTTATTGTGCCAGTGGACAAGGTTGTCCAACATACGGGCCGACATGGATACACCAGCCAGAATGTCTTAGCAATatgtgatttcgacatgagaTTCACGTTTGTTGTCGCCGGATGGCCTGGATCGGTGCATGACATGAGAGTCTTCAAAGATGCATTGATCAAGTACGGCGACAAGtttcctcatcctccagaag GGAAATTTTATTTGGTGGACTCTGGGTACCCAAATAGACCGGGATACCTGGCACCATACAAGGGGACGAAATATCATATCCCAGAGTTTCGACAAGGACCACTCCCTAGAGGTAAAAAAGAGCTTTTCAATTATGCCCATTCATCACTAAGGAATGTCATTGAGAGGTCCTTCGGAGTTTTGAAAAACAAATGGCGTATTTTGCGTGATTTACCGGCATATCCAATGCCAAAGCAAAGCAACATAATTATCGCTTGCATGGCAATTCATAACTTCATTAGAGAGAGTACACTTGCTGATGTGGACTTTGAGAGGGCGGATAACGATGAATCCTATGTGGCGCCTGCCGACGCATCGTCGTCACAAAACAATGCTGATACTAGTCAACATGGGGATGAAGATCAAGACATGAACCAATTTAGGGATTGGATTGCCGATGGACTCTCCAGTAGATCTTAG